TCTTATGGTGCTGCAGTATGTGTAGACTAAAGCACCTACGATGTCAGGTTCTACTGATTAAAAGCTTCACTCCGAGCAGCGGTTTTGAGGACAAATACTGCTTTGGAGCAAGATATTTGCTGGGTAGTTAAATAACAGGATGAGAAGCTCTCCACTACTCCACAGGGCTCTGGGGTTCACTGCCACGTTACGGCACAGGGATGGTCTGGGCTCTACCAAGTTACAGGAAGGGTGGATTATACTATCCAGAAAGTCACCCACCTGCACCAGTCTTCAGATACCGAATAGGGTGACAGTGGTCCAGTTTTCTCTGACAAAGGGGACAGGCAGCAGTCCAAGTCGCTGTCCTCATCCATAAAGCACAGGGGGGCAGGAGGAGCACCTGTCCCAGCCATGGTGACTGTTCCTGGGGTGGCCAGCTGAACCTTTCCCCTTGAAACTAGACTGGGCTGGTCCTCCTCAAACACGTCGTCATCTCCCAGTAGATCCTCAACGGGGTAGCTTAACTCACTGCCTTCCAGAAGGACACTAGAGGACTTGGTGATGTGGAGATGAGAGGCGTAGCTGCCCAGCTCAGAGCACTGCAGGCTGGCTGAGGTAGAGGATCgagagaaggggaggaggagacggAGAAAGTTGGCGCTCGAAGAGTCATGATGGTGGAGGTGGGTGttggaaagaggaggaggaggggtgcgGATGGCAGGGTCAGATAAGAGACAATTGGTGGGAGGGATGGCCAACATGTATTTGTAGTTGTTAGTGAAAGAGGGGACGAGGTGGGGGTTGGTGCTTGTTGAACAGGTCGGATTTTGGTTCTGGTGTGTTGGTTCTGCAGCCGGCTTGTTGTTGAGTGTGTGCACCCTTTGATCCGAGCCGGCTGGCGGAGCGGGCTTAGGCttcaggtccagctctccctCCGAGCAGGTGCGGTCTATAAAGTGCAGGCCGCGACAAAGGCTGTCTACGCGTTGGCCCACGTCGTTTAGAGACACAGAAAACCTGAGCGAGCCGGTGGGGCGGATGTTGACGGCAGAGGGGCGAAGCAGGGAGAGCCAGTCTCGTTGTTTGGCGTGTTTGGAGGCTGGTAGGGCGTCTGTGCAGAGGGTGGTCACTGAAATACCTCCTGAACCTTGACAGGTTTTACCTTTTGAATTCAATAGAACCACTGCAGTCTGCTTCTGACAGTCCTGATCCTGACTGCTGGTGTGAACGtgttttatgcatgtgtgtttatgaaaGAGGAACATAATTCACGGCAATGGTAAAGGACAGCAGGAAAAGGaatgagaaaagacaaaaaagagaaatggaaaagacatcat
This portion of the Etheostoma cragini isolate CJK2018 chromosome 17, CSU_Ecrag_1.0, whole genome shotgun sequence genome encodes:
- the march8 gene encoding E3 ubiquitin-protein ligase MARCH8 isoform X1, which codes for MNMPLHQISVIPRDVTSSRVSGMGKAKEKDKQNEKPLGHSASRSSNISKAGSPTSVNAPCSFSRTSVSPSSQDICSQDQDCQKQTAVVLLNSKGKTCQGSGGISVTTLCTDALPASKHAKQRDWLSLLRPSAVNIRPTGSLRFSVSLNDVGQRVDSLCRGLHFIDRTCSEGELDLKPKPAPPAGSDQRVHTLNNKPAAEPTHQNQNPTCSTSTNPHLVPSFTNNYKYMLAIPPTNCLLSDPAIRTPPPPLSNTHLHHHDSSSANFLRLLLPFSRSSTSASLQCSELGSYASHLHITKSSSVLLEGSELSYPVEDLLGDDDVFEEDQPSLVSRGKVQLATPGTVTMAGTGAPPAPLCFMDEDSDLDCCLSPLSEKTGPLSPYSVSEDWCRICHCEGDDESPLITPCHCTGSLRFVHQSCLQQWIKSSDTRCCELCKYEFIMETKLKPLRKWEKLQMTASERRKIMCSVTFHVIAITCVVWSLYVLIDRTAEEIKQAGRIPGILEWPFWTKLVVVAIGFTGGLVFMYVQCKVYIHLWRRLKAYNRVIYVQNRPDTCKKLALEKLPIMEPNLESKEALAPNQSDTNSSHYTETEDYSMEVLHV
- the march8 gene encoding E3 ubiquitin-protein ligase MARCH8 isoform X3 encodes the protein MNSCWKMKIQNEKPLGHSASRSSNISKAGSPTSVNAPCSFSRTSVSPSSQDICSQDQDCQKQTAVVLLNSKGKTCQGSGGISVTTLCTDALPASKHAKQRDWLSLLRPSAVNIRPTGSLRFSVSLNDVGQRVDSLCRGLHFIDRTCSEGELDLKPKPAPPAGSDQRVHTLNNKPAAEPTHQNQNPTCSTSTNPHLVPSFTNNYKYMLAIPPTNCLLSDPAIRTPPPPLSNTHLHHHDSSSANFLRLLLPFSRSSTSASLQCSELGSYASHLHITKSSSVLLEGSELSYPVEDLLGDDDVFEEDQPSLVSRGKVQLATPGTVTMAGTGAPPAPLCFMDEDSDLDCCLSPLSEKTGPLSPYSVSEDWCRICHCEGDDESPLITPCHCTGSLRFVHQSCLQQWIKSSDTRCCELCKYEFIMETKLKPLRKWEKLQMTASERRKIMCSVTFHVIAITCVVWSLYVLIDRTAEEIKQAGRIPGILEWPFWTKLVVVAIGFTGGLVFMYVQCKVYIHLWRRLKAYNRVIYVQNRPDTCKKLALEKLPIMEPNLESKEALAPNQSDTNSSHYTETEDYSMEVLHV
- the march8 gene encoding E3 ubiquitin-protein ligase MARCH8 isoform X2; translation: MNMPLHQISVIPRDVTSSRVSGMGKAKEKDKQNEKPLGHSASRSSNISKAGSPTSVNAPCSFSRTSVSPSSQDICSQDQDCQKQTAVVLLNSKGKTCQGSGGISVTTLCTDALPASKHAKQRDWLSLLRPSAVNIRPTGSLRFSVSLNDVGQRVDSLCRGLHFIDRTCSEGELDLKPKPAPPAGSDQRVHTLNNKPAAEPTHQNQNPTCSTSTNPHLVPSFTNNYKYMLAIPPTNCLLSDPAIRTPPPPLSNTHLHHHDSSSANFLRLLLPFSRSSTSASLQCSELGSYASHLHITKSSSVLLEGSELSYPVEDLLGDDDVFEEDQPSLVSRGKVQLATPGTVTMAGTGAPPAPLCFMDEDSDLDCCLSPLSEKTGPLSPYSVSEDWCRICHCEGDDESPLITPCHCTGSLRFVHQSCLQQWIKSSDTRCCELCKYEFIMETKLKPLRKWEKLQMTASERRKIMCSVTFHVIAITCVVWSLYVLIDRTAEEIKQGILEWPFWTKLVVVAIGFTGGLVFMYVQCKVYIHLWRRLKAYNRVIYVQNRPDTCKKLALEKLPIMEPNLESKEALAPNQSDTNSSHYTETEDYSMEVLHV